A window of Hymenobacter aerilatus contains these coding sequences:
- a CDS encoding homoserine dehydrogenase: MTRSDIRIGLFGFGVVGQGLHTVLERTPGLRARIGRIGVKDRTKQRSLPAELFTFDRNALLDDASLNVIVELIDDADEAYYIVTEALRRGKAVVTANKKMLAEHLPELIELQRQTGTPLLYEAAACASLPVIRNLEEYYDTDLLEAVEGIINGSTNYILTAMHRDAISFAEALSKAQALGFAESNPALDVEGLDARNKLVLLLTHAFGLVTSPQEILAVGIDRLSNLASDYAREKGLALKLIAEARRLPDGNVAAAVLPTLVRPEHELARVQDEYNGLITQSGFTDRQFFLGRGAGAVPTASAVLSDLSALTYGYRYEYKKISQNTDSALTPEAAEVDVLVTFTDEYAPQETDFTRVHETFHSATRGHYLTGTIGLAQLAQAEWLQLPGICVVRLPTPLRAAANAQLADTQLAGAEAVFAE; encoded by the coding sequence ATGACCCGCTCCGACATTCGTATTGGTTTATTTGGGTTTGGCGTGGTAGGCCAGGGCCTGCACACGGTGCTGGAACGCACGCCTGGCCTGCGCGCCCGCATCGGCCGCATTGGGGTGAAGGACCGCACCAAGCAGCGTAGCCTACCCGCCGAGCTGTTTACGTTTGACCGCAACGCCCTGCTGGATGATGCGTCGCTGAACGTGATTGTGGAGCTGATTGATGATGCCGACGAAGCCTACTACATCGTGACCGAAGCCCTGCGCCGGGGCAAAGCCGTGGTGACAGCCAACAAGAAGATGCTGGCCGAGCACCTTCCCGAACTCATTGAGTTGCAGCGCCAGACCGGTACGCCCCTACTTTACGAGGCAGCCGCCTGTGCCAGCCTACCCGTGATTCGGAACCTGGAAGAGTACTACGACACCGACCTGTTGGAGGCAGTGGAGGGCATCATCAATGGCTCTACCAACTACATCCTCACGGCCATGCACCGTGACGCTATTTCCTTTGCCGAAGCGCTTAGCAAGGCGCAGGCACTGGGCTTCGCGGAGAGCAACCCGGCCCTGGACGTAGAGGGCCTCGATGCCCGCAACAAGCTGGTGCTGCTGCTCACGCACGCCTTCGGTCTGGTGACCTCGCCCCAGGAAATCCTGGCCGTGGGCATCGACCGGCTAAGCAACCTGGCCTCCGACTACGCCCGCGAAAAAGGGCTGGCGCTCAAGCTCATTGCCGAAGCCCGCCGCCTACCCGACGGCAATGTGGCCGCCGCCGTGCTGCCTACCCTAGTGCGCCCCGAGCACGAGCTGGCACGGGTGCAGGATGAGTACAATGGCCTCATCACCCAGAGCGGCTTCACCGACCGACAGTTTTTCCTAGGCCGCGGCGCAGGGGCCGTACCTACTGCTTCGGCCGTGCTCAGCGACTTGTCGGCACTTACTTACGGCTACCGCTACGAGTACAAGAAGATCAGCCAGAATACCGACTCGGCCCTGACGCCCGAGGCCGCCGAGGTAGATGTGCTGGTGACATTCACTGACGAGTACGCGCCTCAGGAAACTGATTTCACGCGGGTGCACGAAACGTTCCACTCGGCTACGCGTGGGCACTACCTCACCGGCACCATCGGGCTGGCGCAGCTGGCACAGGCCGAGTGGTTGCAGCTGCCGGGCATTTGTGTAGTGCGCCTCCCTACCCCACTTCGGGCTGCCGCCAATGCTCAGCTTGCTGATACTCAGCTCGCCGGAGCCGAGGCTGTTTTCGCGGAGTAA
- a CDS encoding SDR family NAD(P)-dependent oxidoreductase encodes MEFADKNILLVGASSGIGLATARLLHGMKANLYTASRHESAELAELGTTFLPLDVTAPFAPTAFDALPDTLHGVAYCPGSIRLRPFERIAPADFRQDFELNVLGAVQVVQAVVKRLKKANGASIVLFSTVAAETGMSFHTSVATVKAAVEGLTRALAAEYAGAGIRVNCIAPSLTDTPLAATLLNTPEKAEASAKRHPLQRVGQPQDMAYMASFLLSDHSSFITGQVLPVDGGMSRLK; translated from the coding sequence ATGGAATTTGCTGATAAGAATATTCTTCTAGTAGGAGCTTCCTCGGGTATTGGCTTGGCTACGGCCCGCTTGCTGCACGGCATGAAGGCCAACCTATACACGGCATCGCGGCACGAGTCGGCGGAGTTGGCTGAGTTGGGTACCACATTCCTACCCCTCGACGTAACCGCACCCTTTGCTCCTACCGCTTTCGATGCCCTACCCGACACGTTGCACGGCGTGGCGTACTGCCCCGGCAGCATCCGGCTGCGTCCGTTTGAGCGCATTGCGCCGGCCGATTTCCGACAGGATTTCGAGCTAAATGTGCTGGGTGCTGTGCAGGTGGTGCAGGCGGTAGTGAAGCGGCTGAAAAAAGCCAATGGCGCTTCCATCGTGCTGTTTAGTACAGTGGCCGCCGAAACGGGCATGAGCTTCCATACCAGCGTGGCCACGGTGAAGGCTGCCGTAGAAGGCCTCACCCGCGCCCTAGCCGCCGAGTATGCCGGCGCTGGTATTCGCGTGAACTGCATTGCGCCCTCCCTCACCGATACGCCCCTAGCTGCTACCCTCCTCAATACCCCCGAGAAAGCCGAGGCCAGTGCCAAGCGCCACCCCTTGCAACGGGTAGGACAGCCTCAGGACATGGCCTACATGGCGTCTTTTCTTCTCTCCGACCACAGCAGCTTCATCACCGGCCAAGTACTACCTGTAGATGGTGGTATGAGCCGGTTGAAGTAG
- a CDS encoding ABC1 kinase family protein, which translates to MPDSPKPLVSLPTTKVARAARFAKTGLNVGANYVKHYAKRAVGAESTTADLHQANAEELYGALSEMKGSVLKVAQMLAMEKNILPTAYSEQFAQAQYQTPPLSGPLIVKAFRDAFGKSPFDLFDTFDLNARQAASIGQVHFAEKEDKALAVKVQYPGVADSIRSDIRMVKPVALRVLGLDETQMRPYLEEVETRLLEETDYQLELRRGQEIAAQCGHIPHLRFPAYYPTLSAARILTMDWLPGQHLKEFLATNPTQAVRNQLGQALWDFYAFQMHTLRQVHADPHPGNFLLDATNGGTLGVLDFGCVKNIPADFYQLFFALLDPAVLADDARLAELLTQLEVLRPDDAPTLRDLYLRTLRISLELVARPFHQPVFNFGDPAYMQAVYALGDDLMQEPELRKQREPRGSRHFIYVNRTYVGLYALLAELGAEVKTS; encoded by the coding sequence ATGCCAGATTCCCCTAAGCCGCTCGTTTCCCTACCCACCACCAAGGTTGCCCGTGCTGCCCGTTTCGCCAAAACCGGTTTGAATGTGGGCGCTAACTACGTGAAGCATTATGCCAAGCGGGCGGTGGGCGCCGAAAGCACTACCGCCGACCTGCACCAGGCCAATGCCGAGGAACTGTACGGCGCGCTAAGCGAAATGAAAGGCTCGGTGCTGAAGGTGGCGCAAATGCTGGCGATGGAGAAGAATATCCTACCGACAGCCTACTCCGAGCAGTTTGCCCAGGCCCAGTACCAAACGCCGCCGTTGTCGGGGCCGCTGATTGTGAAGGCGTTTCGCGACGCATTTGGCAAGTCGCCTTTCGACTTGTTTGATACGTTTGACTTGAATGCCCGGCAGGCAGCCAGCATCGGGCAAGTGCACTTTGCTGAAAAGGAGGACAAAGCCTTAGCAGTGAAGGTGCAATACCCCGGCGTGGCCGACAGTATCCGCTCCGATATTCGGATGGTGAAGCCCGTGGCTTTGCGCGTACTAGGGCTAGACGAGACGCAGATGCGGCCTTATCTGGAGGAAGTGGAAACCCGCCTGCTGGAGGAAACCGACTATCAGTTGGAACTGCGCCGCGGACAGGAAATTGCGGCTCAGTGTGGGCACATTCCGCATCTGCGTTTTCCGGCCTACTACCCTACCCTCTCGGCCGCCCGCATTCTTACGATGGACTGGCTGCCGGGCCAACACCTCAAGGAATTCTTGGCAACCAACCCCACTCAGGCTGTGCGCAACCAGTTGGGTCAGGCCCTATGGGACTTCTATGCCTTTCAGATGCACACGTTGCGCCAGGTGCACGCCGACCCGCACCCCGGCAACTTCCTGCTCGATGCCACCAACGGTGGCACACTAGGCGTGCTGGATTTTGGCTGCGTGAAGAATATTCCGGCCGATTTCTACCAGTTGTTTTTCGCTCTGCTCGACCCCGCCGTACTAGCCGACGACGCCCGCCTTGCGGAGTTGCTTACCCAATTGGAAGTCCTTCGGCCTGATGATGCCCCTACCCTACGTGACCTGTACCTGCGCACACTGCGCATTTCGCTGGAGCTGGTGGCGCGGCCTTTTCACCAGCCGGTGTTCAACTTCGGTGACCCAGCGTACATGCAAGCTGTGTATGCCCTCGGCGACGACCTGATGCAGGAGCCTGAGTTGCGGAAGCAGCGCGAGCCACGCGGCTCCCGGCACTTCATCTACGTCAATCGCACCTATGTAGGGCTCTACGCTTTACTAGCTGAGCTGGGCGCTGAGGTAAAAACCAGCTAG
- a CDS encoding phenylalanine 4-monooxygenase encodes MDTQHYHHYTTQDQLVWKVLFDRQTALLHKRAATAFVQGLQQIGFQRTGIPRFEEVNERLRRRTGWEIAPVDGELDDATFFGLLADRKFPVTTWIRSMQQFDFIEEPDLFHCAFGHLPLLMDHAFADFLHFLGRVAGQHLHDTVALQKLERLYGFTVQFGLVTEGGSTRIYGAGLLSSAGEIHHWLNSTDVRHPFDLATVLHTPYSEAHYQDQYFALNSWEQLTESVADLAALLASNWQLAVR; translated from the coding sequence ATGGATACGCAACACTACCATCACTACACTACCCAGGACCAACTGGTCTGGAAGGTTTTGTTTGACCGTCAAACGGCGCTGCTACACAAACGTGCGGCCACGGCATTCGTGCAAGGTCTGCAACAGATTGGTTTTCAGCGTACTGGTATTCCTCGATTTGAGGAAGTAAATGAGCGACTACGGCGGCGTACTGGTTGGGAAATTGCGCCCGTAGATGGTGAGCTGGATGACGCTACCTTCTTCGGTCTGCTCGCCGACCGCAAATTCCCGGTTACCACCTGGATTCGGTCTATGCAGCAATTCGATTTCATCGAGGAGCCTGACTTATTCCACTGCGCCTTTGGCCACTTGCCCCTATTAATGGATCACGCCTTCGCCGATTTTCTGCACTTTTTGGGTAGGGTAGCTGGTCAGCATTTGCACGATACAGTAGCACTGCAAAAACTGGAGCGGCTCTACGGCTTCACCGTACAGTTTGGGCTTGTGACGGAAGGCGGCAGCACACGCATCTACGGAGCGGGTTTGCTGTCGTCAGCGGGTGAAATTCACCACTGGTTGAACAGCACCGATGTGCGCCACCCGTTTGATCTGGCTACGGTGCTGCACACGCCCTATTCTGAGGCGCACTATCAGGACCAATACTTTGCGCTCAATTCTTGGGAGCAGCTAACCGAAAGCGTAGCCGATTTGGCGGCCTTGCTGGCCAGCAACTGGCAATTGGCGGTGCGGTAG
- a CDS encoding dienelactone hydrolase family protein codes for MKKLLTLCLLLLVTLPFASAQMTMSCCAKPAAATEAFAMLANDDAFVGGHDAPLPYTYQGAGNMVSYPTPDGKTAKAFMLKSTTPSTKYLFVIHEWWGLNDYIKREAAGFARELPGVNIVALDLYDGQIATAPAEAGKIMQSVQTSRAEAIIKGAMQYAGSKAQIASIGWCFGGGWSLQTALLAGKQAVGCVMYYGMPEKDVARLKTLNTDVLGIFALQDKSISPTVVAQFQKDMAAAGKKLTVKNYDAVHAFANPSNPNYNKTYADEAHELAVAYLKKSFKLK; via the coding sequence ATGAAAAAACTTCTAACTCTCTGCCTGCTGCTGTTAGTCACTCTCCCATTTGCTTCGGCTCAAATGACGATGAGTTGCTGCGCCAAACCCGCTGCCGCCACCGAAGCTTTTGCCATGCTCGCCAATGATGACGCCTTCGTGGGCGGCCACGATGCCCCCCTACCCTATACCTACCAGGGCGCTGGCAACATGGTTTCCTACCCTACCCCCGATGGCAAAACGGCGAAAGCCTTTATGCTTAAAAGCACTACTCCTTCCACTAAGTATCTTTTCGTGATTCATGAGTGGTGGGGCCTGAATGACTACATCAAGCGCGAGGCAGCGGGCTTTGCGCGGGAGCTGCCCGGCGTCAACATCGTTGCCCTCGACCTCTACGATGGGCAGATAGCCACCGCACCCGCCGAGGCCGGCAAGATCATGCAGAGCGTGCAAACCAGCCGGGCCGAGGCCATTATTAAAGGTGCTATGCAATACGCTGGTTCTAAGGCGCAGATTGCTAGCATTGGTTGGTGCTTCGGCGGAGGCTGGTCGCTGCAAACGGCGCTGCTGGCCGGCAAGCAGGCCGTAGGCTGCGTGATGTACTATGGCATGCCGGAAAAAGACGTAGCCCGCCTAAAAACGCTGAACACCGATGTGCTGGGCATCTTTGCGCTTCAGGACAAGTCGATTTCACCCACTGTAGTGGCCCAGTTCCAGAAAGACATGGCCGCCGCCGGTAAAAAGCTGACGGTGAAAAACTACGACGCTGTGCACGCCTTTGCCAACCCCAGCAACCCCAACTACAACAAAACCTACGCCGACGAAGCCCACGAGTTGGCCGTGGCGTATTTGAAAAAAAGCTTCAAGTTGAAGTAG
- a CDS encoding trans-sulfuration enzyme family protein — MQAATRLLHSIPVDELTGSIAVPIYQTSTFVQEAPGVNKGYDYARTGNPTRCTLEKLVATLENGHAGYAFASGLAAIDAVVKLLSAGDQIVAIDDLYGGAFRLFEHVYRRLGIDIVYCDTANPANVAAAITPKTKLVWLESPSNPTLKVSDIATIADIAHANNAWLCVDNTFASPILQQPLDLGADIVVHSGTKYLGGHSDLIAGLVVAKTEEIALQLKFIQNASGGILGPFDSFLVIRGLETLPLRIERHSASALKVAQFLQTRPEVAAVYYPGLEEHPNHAVAKKQQPKGFGGIVALKLKEDTQEAAINLVTSTKYFKLAESLGGAKSLLCHPATMTHKSTPVDQRRAAGVADSLVRLSVGLEDAEDLIADLAQALDQLSAAATAVADLKQEAELA; from the coding sequence ATGCAAGCTGCAACCCGCCTCCTCCACTCTATTCCCGTTGATGAACTGACCGGCTCTATTGCCGTGCCGATCTACCAGACTTCCACCTTCGTGCAGGAAGCGCCCGGCGTAAATAAGGGCTACGACTACGCCCGCACCGGCAACCCTACCCGCTGTACACTGGAAAAGCTGGTAGCTACCCTCGAAAACGGCCACGCCGGCTACGCGTTTGCCAGCGGCCTGGCCGCCATTGATGCCGTGGTGAAACTACTCTCGGCCGGCGACCAGATTGTGGCCATTGATGATCTGTATGGCGGCGCTTTCCGCCTGTTTGAGCACGTGTATCGTCGTTTGGGCATCGATATCGTGTATTGTGATACGGCCAATCCGGCCAATGTAGCGGCGGCCATCACGCCCAAAACCAAACTGGTGTGGCTGGAATCACCTTCCAACCCTACCCTGAAAGTGTCGGACATTGCCACTATTGCCGACATTGCCCATGCCAACAACGCCTGGCTGTGCGTGGACAACACCTTCGCCTCGCCTATCCTGCAGCAGCCCCTCGACCTGGGCGCCGACATTGTGGTACACAGCGGCACTAAGTACCTGGGCGGCCACTCTGACCTGATTGCGGGCCTAGTAGTGGCTAAAACCGAAGAAATTGCGCTGCAACTGAAGTTTATTCAGAACGCATCGGGTGGTATTCTGGGGCCGTTTGATTCTTTTTTGGTGATTCGCGGACTGGAAACGCTCCCGCTGCGCATTGAGCGGCACAGCGCTTCGGCTCTGAAAGTTGCACAGTTCTTGCAAACTCGTCCCGAGGTAGCGGCTGTGTACTACCCTGGCCTGGAAGAGCACCCCAACCATGCTGTAGCGAAAAAGCAGCAGCCAAAAGGCTTTGGTGGCATCGTTGCCCTCAAGCTGAAAGAAGACACGCAGGAAGCCGCTATCAATTTGGTTACCAGCACCAAATACTTCAAACTAGCTGAAAGCCTGGGCGGAGCCAAGAGCCTGCTCTGCCACCCAGCCACCATGACACACAAATCGACGCCAGTAGACCAGCGTCGTGCGGCCGGCGTAGCCGATAGCCTGGTGCGCCTGTCAGTAGGCTTGGAAGATGCCGAAGACCTGATTGCCGACCTAGCCCAGGCTCTCGACCAGCTTAGCGCCGCCGCTACGGCCGTGGCCGATCTGAAACAGGAAGCTGAACTCGCTTAA
- a CDS encoding cryptochrome/photolyase family protein, producing the protein MKLTIFWHRRDLRITDNTGLAAALQGEAPVVPLFIFDRDILDKLPSKQDARVTFIYDAVEQLAQETGGASGTMLVCYGKPEEVFEQLLKDYDLAAVHTNEDYEPYARQRDEAIAKLLKQKNVPFTAHKDQVIFAKDEVLTKSGTAAKVYGAYNKAWRAALQDDSFQERPSRQLFTKKNLHRIDQAPARPTLADMGFERYEQPVTPAQLLNKNDVEHYDKTRNRLADDHGTTHRSVHLRHGTLSVRQLMSQAQELNDKLLDELIWRDYFMMLLWHFPETAEESYDKPFRRIEWRNNQEEFAAWCEGRTGFPLVDAGMRQLNQTGWMHNRARITTASFLIKDLLIDWKWGEQYFADKLIDYDMSNNIGNWQWTAGTGVVSAPWFRIFSPESQLQKYDPKLEYVKAWIPEFGTDAYPQPIVDHKEARQRALDAFRAARK; encoded by the coding sequence ATGAAACTCACGATATTCTGGCACCGGCGCGATTTGCGCATCACCGACAACACCGGCTTGGCGGCGGCGCTGCAAGGGGAGGCGCCGGTAGTGCCGTTGTTCATCTTCGACCGCGACATTCTGGATAAGCTACCTAGCAAGCAAGATGCCCGCGTCACGTTTATATATGATGCAGTGGAGCAGCTGGCCCAGGAAACCGGAGGCGCCAGTGGCACTATGCTGGTATGCTATGGCAAGCCAGAGGAGGTATTCGAACAGTTGCTGAAGGACTACGACCTGGCCGCTGTGCACACCAACGAGGACTACGAGCCCTACGCTCGCCAGCGCGACGAGGCCATAGCCAAGCTCCTAAAACAGAAAAACGTGCCCTTCACAGCGCACAAAGACCAGGTAATTTTTGCCAAGGACGAGGTGCTGACTAAATCGGGCACGGCGGCCAAGGTATACGGCGCTTATAATAAGGCTTGGCGGGCGGCCCTGCAGGACGACAGCTTTCAGGAACGCCCGTCGCGGCAACTGTTTACTAAGAAGAACCTACACCGTATAGATCAAGCTCCGGCTCGCCCTACCCTGGCAGATATGGGATTTGAGCGGTATGAGCAGCCCGTAACCCCCGCTCAACTACTCAATAAAAACGACGTAGAGCACTACGACAAAACCCGCAACCGCCTCGCCGACGACCATGGTACTACCCACCGCTCGGTGCACCTGCGCCACGGCACCCTCAGCGTGCGGCAGCTCATGAGCCAGGCCCAGGAGCTGAACGACAAATTGCTGGACGAGTTGATTTGGCGCGACTACTTTATGATGCTGCTCTGGCACTTCCCCGAAACCGCTGAGGAAAGCTACGACAAGCCGTTTCGGCGCATTGAGTGGCGCAACAACCAAGAGGAGTTTGCGGCGTGGTGCGAGGGGCGCACGGGTTTCCCGCTGGTAGATGCCGGCATGCGCCAGCTCAACCAAACCGGCTGGATGCACAACCGCGCCCGCATCACCACGGCCAGCTTTCTGATTAAAGATTTGCTGATTGACTGGAAATGGGGCGAGCAATATTTTGCCGACAAGCTCATCGATTACGACATGAGCAACAACATCGGCAACTGGCAGTGGACGGCCGGCACCGGCGTGGTGTCGGCTCCCTGGTTTCGCATCTTCAGCCCCGAGAGTCAGCTCCAGAAATACGACCCCAAGCTGGAGTACGTGAAGGCCTGGATTCCGGAGTTTGGCACCGACGCCTACCCCCAGCCGATAGTCGACCACAAGGAGGCGCGCCAGCGTGCGTTGGATGCCTTTCGCGCCGCCCGTAAATAG
- a CDS encoding TetR family transcriptional regulator C-terminal domain-containing protein codes for MEKEAIKLAYLDYVLRKGQPPVSVYKLMHKLGSTEAEFYQHYATFAAIDREIWADFGRDARARAAEEPVWEQYGAREKLLGFYYTLLEILKQNRSYALWSLRYSLSKMPGMTPRILDDFRQGFEQFVADILRDGRRTEEVASRPMIQEKYPRAFWQQMLFVLGFFAKDDSLGFERTDAAIEKAVTLSFDLVGRNTLDSAVDFVRFLVQSR; via the coding sequence ATGGAAAAGGAAGCTATCAAACTCGCTTATCTCGACTACGTGCTGCGCAAAGGCCAGCCGCCGGTTTCGGTCTACAAGCTCATGCACAAGTTGGGCAGCACTGAAGCCGAGTTCTACCAGCACTATGCCACCTTTGCGGCCATCGACCGCGAGATTTGGGCTGACTTTGGACGCGATGCTCGTGCTCGTGCCGCCGAGGAACCGGTATGGGAGCAATACGGCGCCCGCGAAAAGCTGCTGGGTTTCTACTACACCTTGCTGGAAATTTTGAAACAAAACCGCAGTTACGCGCTGTGGTCGTTGCGCTATTCACTTTCCAAAATGCCGGGCATGACGCCGCGTATTCTGGACGATTTCCGCCAGGGTTTCGAGCAGTTTGTGGCCGATATCCTGCGCGATGGTCGTCGCACTGAGGAAGTGGCCTCTCGCCCCATGATTCAGGAGAAATACCCACGTGCTTTCTGGCAGCAGATGCTATTTGTGCTGGGCTTTTTCGCTAAAGACGACTCTCTGGGTTTCGAGCGCACCGATGCTGCTATCGAAAAAGCTGTTACGCTGAGCTTTGACTTGGTAGGCCGCAACACACTGGACTCAGCCGTGGATTTTGTGCGGTTTCTGGTGCAGAGCCGTTAG